The proteins below are encoded in one region of Catharus ustulatus isolate bCatUst1 chromosome 21, bCatUst1.pri.v2, whole genome shotgun sequence:
- the FKBP15 gene encoding FK506-binding protein 15 isoform X1: MFAAAEEDDTDFLSPASGARLASLFGLDQTVSSQGNEFFQFTAPKQPKKGQTAVGQAQKAPVAPAASGAASGAPSVLVATAVLAYRYTNGQYLKQGKYGAAVVGNHAAKEYRILLYISQQQQITSARIHPGFVLTVQPNNYSTFYDDQRQNWSIMFESEKAAVDFSKQVCIAKCNSCPALDSVLCQDLLLGEGQGVEGGDSLEVAYTGWLFQNNGLGQVFDTNVNKDKLLRLKLGSGKVIKGWEEGMLGMKKGGRRFLIIPPAWAYGAQGVAGRVPPDSTLVFEVEIRRVKLSKECSGSDGLSVSSRDSSAPSPVPSSDGFSSDTGLVPPSSIPPKPGEPAVRAKSNSISEQLANPDVAKAKLISRMAKMGQPMLPFLAGTAGSQLDSSDSEIEDPNTLRGTAQPVASSRPSQAAQAVLPTVSTQVPQASGAAPSVSSAALIPATIQPHSALPGGAQGFQAYPGVPFAYPQTAASASQLQPVGQMYPAPYQAPGDVTSFLMTEARQHNTEIRLAVSKVVDKMDHLAAKVEELKKQSTANSSLLPGISSVTMEASMIMSNIQRIIQENERLKQEIFEKSSRIEEQNEKISELIERNQRYVEQSNLLMEQRNHSLQTTNENTQARVLHAEQEKHMLPVDRGWDQAKVAEELAAATAQVSQLQLELTAHQKKEMDLRKQLSCAVQDAERQEAQLNKLQAQVAELQEASQDTQSRFKAEKQSRKQLDMKIAALEEELTDLRVEKETLERNLAERKKKSLSERAQAEEEMEEIRRSYQQELDKLRQLLKKARTSTDQAAAEQLSVIQAELEAQCEAKCERALASAKEQHARQCQELCEQRDSLQHQVAQLEEKLTALKHSKKAEEQKLSEVQQRLEELEPVQEKYSALQADVVLLKARYEEQIRELQKDQDGSSPADFTEQVKKTMNGVFQSLRGEFELDEMYNGRTVLGVVMNTIKTVTLQLLNKQQEKPEHGSENEESGTGAGRQRGSPGAKTEHTEPLQHSPAQSTAPPADPGDVTRGSLGSEQEGQAAPHPASPRTPEEEQETQSREVTEETVQEEHLPATADCSLDAEKGPVPAGQPVPGLQQRLDCDTRKADPEQGPSAVSLQAEAAEPSVPGAKAGEVDEAVLPAHPAVEEKVEEAVGGLEPPPLNGEEGSGTDPWDGTGSEQEPASVSSRAEPGSAVLEETPGSQELASSPRHKNSSLFEDDNFFETTSPKPLKPQVPSEEEDEEEVSMKGRPPPAPLFGDDDDDDLDWLG, translated from the exons ATGTTCGCGGCGGCGGAGGAGGACGACACCGATTTCCTGTCCCCGGCCAGCGG AGCCAGATTAGCCTCTCTCTTTGGCCTGGATCAAACAGTCTCAAGCCAGGGAAATGAATTCTTCCAGTTCACTGCACCAAAGCAGCCCAAGAAGGGCCAGACAGCAGTTG GCCAGGCCCAGAAGGCGCCAGTGGCCCCAGCAGCCTCAGGGGCAGCCTCAGGAGCCCCCTCGGTGTTGGTGGCCACAGCAGTGCTCGCCTATCGATA taCAAATGGGCAGTACTTGAAGCAAGGCAAGTATGGAGCAGCTGTAGTGGGGAACCATGCTGCCAAAGAG TACAGGATCCTCCTTTACATCAGTCAGCAGCAACAGATCACCTCTGCAAGGATCCACCCAGGCTTCGTGCTCACG GTTCAACCCAACAATTACAGCACATTCTATGATGATCAGAGGCAAAACTGGTCCATCATGTTTGAGtcagaaaaggcagcagtggaTTTCAGTAAGCAG GTGTGCATTGCCAAATGCAacagctgcccagctctggacTCAGTCCTCTGCCAGGATCTGCTcctgggagaagggcaggggGTGGAAGGAGGAGACTCCCTGGAGGTTGCCTATACAGGATGGCTGTTCCAGAACAACGGGCTTGGACAG GTGTTTGACACTAATGTGAACAAAGACAAGCTACTGAGGCTGAAGCTGGGATCTGGAAAGGTCATCAAG GGCTGGGAAGAAGGAATGCTGGGCATGAAGAAAGGAGGGCGAAGGTTCCTCATCATTCCTCCAGCCTGGGCCTACGGGGCGCAGGGCGTGGCTGGTCGGGTCCCTCCAGACTCCACTCTGGTGTTTGAGGTGGAAATCAGGAGG GTGAAACTGTCAAAGGAGTGCTCTGGTTCAGATGGGCTGAGTGTCAGTTCCAGGGATTCCTCTGCACCATCTCCAGTTCCCAGCTCAGATGGCTTCTCCTCAGACACGGGTTTAGTGCCTCCCTCCAGCATCCCTCCAAAGCCTGG GGAGCCAGCTGTTCGGGCCAAGTCCAACTCCATCAGTGAGCAGCTTGCA AACCCAGATGTAGCAAAGGCAAAGCTGATTTCTCGGATGGCCAAAATGGGACAGCCCATGCTGCCTTTCcttgctgggacagcagggagtcAGCTGGACTCCAGTGACTCAGAAATAGAG GATCCCAATACTCTgagagggacagcacagccagtggCTTCGAGCAGaccctcccaggcagctcaggcagtgctgcccacaGTGTCCACACAAG tACCTCAAGCATCTGGTGCTGCACCTTCAGTATCTTCTGCTGCTTTAATTCCTGCAACAATCCAGCCCCattcagctctccctggaggaGCACAGGGCTTTCAG GCATATCCAGGAGTGCCATTTGCTTACCCCCAGACTGCTGCATCTGCCTCTCAACTCCAACCTGTGGGGCAGATGTATCCTGCTCCTTACCAAG CCCCTGGAGATGTCACTTCCTTTTTGATGACAGAAGCTCGGCAGCACAACACTGAAATCCGCCTGGCTGTGAGCAAGGTGGTGGATAAAATGGATCACCTGGCTGCCAAG GTGGAGGAGCTGAAGAAGCAAAGCACTGCTaacagctccctcctgcctggcatCTCCTCTGTCACTATGGAAGCCTCCATGATCATGAGCAACATCCAGCGCATCATCCAG GAGAATGAGAGACTGAAGCAGGAGATATTTGAGAAGAGCAGTCGGATTGAGGAGCAGAATGAGAAGATCAGTGAGTTGATTGAACGCAACCAGAG GTATGTGGAGCAGAGTAACCTGCTGATGGAGCAGAGGAACCACTCCCTGCAGACAACAAATGAGAACACACAGGCAAGAGTGTTGcatgcagagcaggagaag CACATGCTGCCAGTGGATCGGGGCTGGGACCAG GCCAAAGttgcagaggagctggcagctgccacagcccaggtttcccagctgcagctggagctcacTGCCCACCAGAAGAAGGAGATGGACCTGAGGAAGcagctgtcctgtgctgtgcaggatgCAGAGAGACAGGAGGCACAGCTCAACAAGCTGCAGGCACAGGTGGCAg AGCTCCAAGAAGCCTCTCAGGATACTCAGAGCAGGTTCAAGGCTGAGAAGCAGAGCCGCAAACAGCTGGACATGAAGATTGCAGCACTGGAGGAAGAGCTGACAGACCTGAGAGTGGAGAAGGAGACTCTGGAAAGG AATCTtgcagagaggaagaagaaatccCTCTCAGAGAGAGCTCAGGCAGAGGAAGAGATGGAAGAAATCCGCAGGTCGTACCAGCAGGAACTGGACAAGCTCCGGCAGCTCCTGAAAAAGGCCCGGACCTCGACTgaccaggcagcagcagagcag CTGTCAGTgatccaggcagagctggaggccCAGTGTGAAGCCAAATGTGAGCGTGCCCTGGCCTCAGCCAAGGAGCAGCACGCCcggcagtgccaggagctgtgtgagcagagggactccctgcagcaccaggtggcccagctggAAGAGAAG ctcacagctctcaaACACTCAaaaaaggcagaggagcagaaattGTCTGAGGTTCAACAACGTTTGGAGGAACTGGAGCCTGTCCAAGAGAAG TactcagccctgcaggcagaTGTGGTGCTGCTGAAGGCTCGCTATGAGGAACAGAtcagagagctgcagaaggaTCAGGATGGATCTTCCCCTGCAGACTTCACTGAGCAA GTAAAGAAGACAATGAATGGTGTCTTTCAGTCTCTTCGGGGTGAATTTGAGCTGGATGAGATGTACAATGGCAGGACAGTCCTGGGGGTTGTCATGAACACTATCAAG actgtgacactgcagctgctcaACAAACAGCAGGAGAAACCAGAACATGGCAGTGAAAATGAGGAatctggcacaggagcagggagacaGAGGGGATCACCTGGAGCCAAAACTGaacacacagagcccctgcagcacagcccagcacagagcactgcacCCCCAGCTGATCCTGGGGATGTCACCAGAGGCTCCCTGGGGTCTGAGCAGgaaggccaggctgctcctcaccctgccagccccagaaCCCCTGAGGAGGAACAggagacacagagcagggaggtgacagaagAGACAGTTCAGGAGGAGCATCTCCCTGCCACAGCTGATTGCAGCCTGGATGCTGAGAAGGGGCCTGTACCTGCAGGACAGCCTgttcctgggctgcagcagaggctggacTGTGACACCAGGAAAGCTGACCCAGAGCAGGGTCCCTCTGCAGTGTCTTTGCAGGCAGAAGCTGCAGAACCTTCTGTTCCAGGAGCCAAGGCAGGAGAGGTGGATGAGGCAGTGCTTccagcacatccagctgtgGAGGAGAAGGTGGAGGAGGCTGTGGGAGGTTTAGAGCCTCCTCCCTTAAATGGGGAGGAAGGGAGTGGCACAGACCCGTGGGATGGAactggctcagagcaggaacCTGCCTCAgtgtccagcagagcagaaccaggctcagctgtgctggaagaAACTCCAGGATCACAGGAACTGgcctccagccccaggcacaAAAATTCCAG CCTTTTTGAGGATGACAACTTCTTTGAAACAACATCTCCTAAACCACTGAAGCCTCAAGTTCCCtctgaagaggaggatgaggaggaagtg AGCATGAAGGGGCGTCCCCCTCCTGCGCCGCTCTTCGGTGACGATGATGACGATGACCTGGACTGGCTGGGATGA
- the FKBP15 gene encoding FK506-binding protein 15 isoform X3: MLPKRILLYISQQQQITSARIHPGFVLTVQPNNYSTFYDDQRQNWSIMFESEKAAVDFSKQVCIAKCNSCPALDSVLCQDLLLGEGQGVEGGDSLEVAYTGWLFQNNGLGQVFDTNVNKDKLLRLKLGSGKVIKGWEEGMLGMKKGGRRFLIIPPAWAYGAQGVAGRVPPDSTLVFEVEIRRVKLSKECSGSDGLSVSSRDSSAPSPVPSSDGFSSDTGLVPPSSIPPKPGEPAVRAKSNSISEQLANPDVAKAKLISRMAKMGQPMLPFLAGTAGSQLDSSDSEIEDPNTLRGTAQPVASSRPSQAAQAVLPTVSTQVPQASGAAPSVSSAALIPATIQPHSALPGGAQGFQAYPGVPFAYPQTAASASQLQPVGQMYPAPYQAPGDVTSFLMTEARQHNTEIRLAVSKVVDKMDHLAAKVEELKKQSTANSSLLPGISSVTMEASMIMSNIQRIIQENERLKQEIFEKSSRIEEQNEKISELIERNQRYVEQSNLLMEQRNHSLQTTNENTQARVLHAEQEKHMLPVDRGWDQAKVAEELAAATAQVSQLQLELTAHQKKEMDLRKQLSCAVQDAERQEAQLNKLQAQVAELQEASQDTQSRFKAEKQSRKQLDMKIAALEEELTDLRVEKETLERNLAERKKKSLSERAQAEEEMEEIRRSYQQELDKLRQLLKKARTSTDQAAAEQLSVIQAELEAQCEAKCERALASAKEQHARQCQELCEQRDSLQHQVAQLEEKLTALKHSKKAEEQKLSEVQQRLEELEPVQEKYSALQADVVLLKARYEEQIRELQKDQDGSSPADFTEQVKKTMNGVFQSLRGEFELDEMYNGRTVLGVVMNTIKTVTLQLLNKQQEKPEHGSENEESGTGAGRQRGSPGAKTEHTEPLQHSPAQSTAPPADPGDVTRGSLGSEQEGQAAPHPASPRTPEEEQETQSREVTEETVQEEHLPATADCSLDAEKGPVPAGQPVPGLQQRLDCDTRKADPEQGPSAVSLQAEAAEPSVPGAKAGEVDEAVLPAHPAVEEKVEEAVGGLEPPPLNGEEGSGTDPWDGTGSEQEPASVSSRAEPGSAVLEETPGSQELASSPRHKNSSLFEDDNFFETTSPKPLKPQVPSEEEDEEEVSMKGRPPPAPLFGDDDDDDLDWLG, from the exons ATGCTGCCAAAGAG GATCCTCCTTTACATCAGTCAGCAGCAACAGATCACCTCTGCAAGGATCCACCCAGGCTTCGTGCTCACG GTTCAACCCAACAATTACAGCACATTCTATGATGATCAGAGGCAAAACTGGTCCATCATGTTTGAGtcagaaaaggcagcagtggaTTTCAGTAAGCAG GTGTGCATTGCCAAATGCAacagctgcccagctctggacTCAGTCCTCTGCCAGGATCTGCTcctgggagaagggcaggggGTGGAAGGAGGAGACTCCCTGGAGGTTGCCTATACAGGATGGCTGTTCCAGAACAACGGGCTTGGACAG GTGTTTGACACTAATGTGAACAAAGACAAGCTACTGAGGCTGAAGCTGGGATCTGGAAAGGTCATCAAG GGCTGGGAAGAAGGAATGCTGGGCATGAAGAAAGGAGGGCGAAGGTTCCTCATCATTCCTCCAGCCTGGGCCTACGGGGCGCAGGGCGTGGCTGGTCGGGTCCCTCCAGACTCCACTCTGGTGTTTGAGGTGGAAATCAGGAGG GTGAAACTGTCAAAGGAGTGCTCTGGTTCAGATGGGCTGAGTGTCAGTTCCAGGGATTCCTCTGCACCATCTCCAGTTCCCAGCTCAGATGGCTTCTCCTCAGACACGGGTTTAGTGCCTCCCTCCAGCATCCCTCCAAAGCCTGG GGAGCCAGCTGTTCGGGCCAAGTCCAACTCCATCAGTGAGCAGCTTGCA AACCCAGATGTAGCAAAGGCAAAGCTGATTTCTCGGATGGCCAAAATGGGACAGCCCATGCTGCCTTTCcttgctgggacagcagggagtcAGCTGGACTCCAGTGACTCAGAAATAGAG GATCCCAATACTCTgagagggacagcacagccagtggCTTCGAGCAGaccctcccaggcagctcaggcagtgctgcccacaGTGTCCACACAAG tACCTCAAGCATCTGGTGCTGCACCTTCAGTATCTTCTGCTGCTTTAATTCCTGCAACAATCCAGCCCCattcagctctccctggaggaGCACAGGGCTTTCAG GCATATCCAGGAGTGCCATTTGCTTACCCCCAGACTGCTGCATCTGCCTCTCAACTCCAACCTGTGGGGCAGATGTATCCTGCTCCTTACCAAG CCCCTGGAGATGTCACTTCCTTTTTGATGACAGAAGCTCGGCAGCACAACACTGAAATCCGCCTGGCTGTGAGCAAGGTGGTGGATAAAATGGATCACCTGGCTGCCAAG GTGGAGGAGCTGAAGAAGCAAAGCACTGCTaacagctccctcctgcctggcatCTCCTCTGTCACTATGGAAGCCTCCATGATCATGAGCAACATCCAGCGCATCATCCAG GAGAATGAGAGACTGAAGCAGGAGATATTTGAGAAGAGCAGTCGGATTGAGGAGCAGAATGAGAAGATCAGTGAGTTGATTGAACGCAACCAGAG GTATGTGGAGCAGAGTAACCTGCTGATGGAGCAGAGGAACCACTCCCTGCAGACAACAAATGAGAACACACAGGCAAGAGTGTTGcatgcagagcaggagaag CACATGCTGCCAGTGGATCGGGGCTGGGACCAG GCCAAAGttgcagaggagctggcagctgccacagcccaggtttcccagctgcagctggagctcacTGCCCACCAGAAGAAGGAGATGGACCTGAGGAAGcagctgtcctgtgctgtgcaggatgCAGAGAGACAGGAGGCACAGCTCAACAAGCTGCAGGCACAGGTGGCAg AGCTCCAAGAAGCCTCTCAGGATACTCAGAGCAGGTTCAAGGCTGAGAAGCAGAGCCGCAAACAGCTGGACATGAAGATTGCAGCACTGGAGGAAGAGCTGACAGACCTGAGAGTGGAGAAGGAGACTCTGGAAAGG AATCTtgcagagaggaagaagaaatccCTCTCAGAGAGAGCTCAGGCAGAGGAAGAGATGGAAGAAATCCGCAGGTCGTACCAGCAGGAACTGGACAAGCTCCGGCAGCTCCTGAAAAAGGCCCGGACCTCGACTgaccaggcagcagcagagcag CTGTCAGTgatccaggcagagctggaggccCAGTGTGAAGCCAAATGTGAGCGTGCCCTGGCCTCAGCCAAGGAGCAGCACGCCcggcagtgccaggagctgtgtgagcagagggactccctgcagcaccaggtggcccagctggAAGAGAAG ctcacagctctcaaACACTCAaaaaaggcagaggagcagaaattGTCTGAGGTTCAACAACGTTTGGAGGAACTGGAGCCTGTCCAAGAGAAG TactcagccctgcaggcagaTGTGGTGCTGCTGAAGGCTCGCTATGAGGAACAGAtcagagagctgcagaaggaTCAGGATGGATCTTCCCCTGCAGACTTCACTGAGCAA GTAAAGAAGACAATGAATGGTGTCTTTCAGTCTCTTCGGGGTGAATTTGAGCTGGATGAGATGTACAATGGCAGGACAGTCCTGGGGGTTGTCATGAACACTATCAAG actgtgacactgcagctgctcaACAAACAGCAGGAGAAACCAGAACATGGCAGTGAAAATGAGGAatctggcacaggagcagggagacaGAGGGGATCACCTGGAGCCAAAACTGaacacacagagcccctgcagcacagcccagcacagagcactgcacCCCCAGCTGATCCTGGGGATGTCACCAGAGGCTCCCTGGGGTCTGAGCAGgaaggccaggctgctcctcaccctgccagccccagaaCCCCTGAGGAGGAACAggagacacagagcagggaggtgacagaagAGACAGTTCAGGAGGAGCATCTCCCTGCCACAGCTGATTGCAGCCTGGATGCTGAGAAGGGGCCTGTACCTGCAGGACAGCCTgttcctgggctgcagcagaggctggacTGTGACACCAGGAAAGCTGACCCAGAGCAGGGTCCCTCTGCAGTGTCTTTGCAGGCAGAAGCTGCAGAACCTTCTGTTCCAGGAGCCAAGGCAGGAGAGGTGGATGAGGCAGTGCTTccagcacatccagctgtgGAGGAGAAGGTGGAGGAGGCTGTGGGAGGTTTAGAGCCTCCTCCCTTAAATGGGGAGGAAGGGAGTGGCACAGACCCGTGGGATGGAactggctcagagcaggaacCTGCCTCAgtgtccagcagagcagaaccaggctcagctgtgctggaagaAACTCCAGGATCACAGGAACTGgcctccagccccaggcacaAAAATTCCAG CCTTTTTGAGGATGACAACTTCTTTGAAACAACATCTCCTAAACCACTGAAGCCTCAAGTTCCCtctgaagaggaggatgaggaggaagtg AGCATGAAGGGGCGTCCCCCTCCTGCGCCGCTCTTCGGTGACGATGATGACGATGACCTGGACTGGCTGGGATGA
- the FKBP15 gene encoding FK506-binding protein 15 isoform X2: MFAAAEEDDTDFLSPASGARLASLFGLDQTVSSQGNEFFQFTAPKQPKKGQTAVGQAQKAPVAPAASGAASGAPSVLVATAVLAYRYTNGQYLKQGKYGAAVVGNHAAKEYRILLYISQQQQITSARIHPGFVLTVQPNNYSTFYDDQRQNWSIMFESEKAAVDFSKQVCIAKCNSCPALDSVLCQDLLLGEGQGVEGGDSLEVAYTGWLFQNNGLGQVFDTNVNKDKLLRLKLGSGKVIKGWEEGMLGMKKGGRRFLIIPPAWAYGAQGVAGRVPPDSTLVFEVEIRRVKLSKECSGSDGLSVSSRDSSAPSPVPSSDGFSSDTGLVPPSSIPPKPGEPAVRAKSNSISEQLANPDVAKAKLISRMAKMGQPMLPFLAGTAGSQLDSSDSEIEDPNTLRGTAQPVASSRPSQAAQAVLPTVSTQVPQASGAAPSVSSAALIPATIQPHSALPGGAQGFQAYPGVPFAYPQTAASASQLQPVGQMYPAPYQAPGDVTSFLMTEARQHNTEIRLAVSKVVDKMDHLAAKVEELKKQSTANSSLLPGISSVTMEASMIMSNIQRIIQENERLKQEIFEKSSRIEEQNEKISELIERNQRYVEQSNLLMEQRNHSLQTTNENTQARVLHAEQEKAKVAEELAAATAQVSQLQLELTAHQKKEMDLRKQLSCAVQDAERQEAQLNKLQAQVAELQEASQDTQSRFKAEKQSRKQLDMKIAALEEELTDLRVEKETLERNLAERKKKSLSERAQAEEEMEEIRRSYQQELDKLRQLLKKARTSTDQAAAEQLSVIQAELEAQCEAKCERALASAKEQHARQCQELCEQRDSLQHQVAQLEEKLTALKHSKKAEEQKLSEVQQRLEELEPVQEKYSALQADVVLLKARYEEQIRELQKDQDGSSPADFTEQVKKTMNGVFQSLRGEFELDEMYNGRTVLGVVMNTIKTVTLQLLNKQQEKPEHGSENEESGTGAGRQRGSPGAKTEHTEPLQHSPAQSTAPPADPGDVTRGSLGSEQEGQAAPHPASPRTPEEEQETQSREVTEETVQEEHLPATADCSLDAEKGPVPAGQPVPGLQQRLDCDTRKADPEQGPSAVSLQAEAAEPSVPGAKAGEVDEAVLPAHPAVEEKVEEAVGGLEPPPLNGEEGSGTDPWDGTGSEQEPASVSSRAEPGSAVLEETPGSQELASSPRHKNSSLFEDDNFFETTSPKPLKPQVPSEEEDEEEVSMKGRPPPAPLFGDDDDDDLDWLG, encoded by the exons ATGTTCGCGGCGGCGGAGGAGGACGACACCGATTTCCTGTCCCCGGCCAGCGG AGCCAGATTAGCCTCTCTCTTTGGCCTGGATCAAACAGTCTCAAGCCAGGGAAATGAATTCTTCCAGTTCACTGCACCAAAGCAGCCCAAGAAGGGCCAGACAGCAGTTG GCCAGGCCCAGAAGGCGCCAGTGGCCCCAGCAGCCTCAGGGGCAGCCTCAGGAGCCCCCTCGGTGTTGGTGGCCACAGCAGTGCTCGCCTATCGATA taCAAATGGGCAGTACTTGAAGCAAGGCAAGTATGGAGCAGCTGTAGTGGGGAACCATGCTGCCAAAGAG TACAGGATCCTCCTTTACATCAGTCAGCAGCAACAGATCACCTCTGCAAGGATCCACCCAGGCTTCGTGCTCACG GTTCAACCCAACAATTACAGCACATTCTATGATGATCAGAGGCAAAACTGGTCCATCATGTTTGAGtcagaaaaggcagcagtggaTTTCAGTAAGCAG GTGTGCATTGCCAAATGCAacagctgcccagctctggacTCAGTCCTCTGCCAGGATCTGCTcctgggagaagggcaggggGTGGAAGGAGGAGACTCCCTGGAGGTTGCCTATACAGGATGGCTGTTCCAGAACAACGGGCTTGGACAG GTGTTTGACACTAATGTGAACAAAGACAAGCTACTGAGGCTGAAGCTGGGATCTGGAAAGGTCATCAAG GGCTGGGAAGAAGGAATGCTGGGCATGAAGAAAGGAGGGCGAAGGTTCCTCATCATTCCTCCAGCCTGGGCCTACGGGGCGCAGGGCGTGGCTGGTCGGGTCCCTCCAGACTCCACTCTGGTGTTTGAGGTGGAAATCAGGAGG GTGAAACTGTCAAAGGAGTGCTCTGGTTCAGATGGGCTGAGTGTCAGTTCCAGGGATTCCTCTGCACCATCTCCAGTTCCCAGCTCAGATGGCTTCTCCTCAGACACGGGTTTAGTGCCTCCCTCCAGCATCCCTCCAAAGCCTGG GGAGCCAGCTGTTCGGGCCAAGTCCAACTCCATCAGTGAGCAGCTTGCA AACCCAGATGTAGCAAAGGCAAAGCTGATTTCTCGGATGGCCAAAATGGGACAGCCCATGCTGCCTTTCcttgctgggacagcagggagtcAGCTGGACTCCAGTGACTCAGAAATAGAG GATCCCAATACTCTgagagggacagcacagccagtggCTTCGAGCAGaccctcccaggcagctcaggcagtgctgcccacaGTGTCCACACAAG tACCTCAAGCATCTGGTGCTGCACCTTCAGTATCTTCTGCTGCTTTAATTCCTGCAACAATCCAGCCCCattcagctctccctggaggaGCACAGGGCTTTCAG GCATATCCAGGAGTGCCATTTGCTTACCCCCAGACTGCTGCATCTGCCTCTCAACTCCAACCTGTGGGGCAGATGTATCCTGCTCCTTACCAAG CCCCTGGAGATGTCACTTCCTTTTTGATGACAGAAGCTCGGCAGCACAACACTGAAATCCGCCTGGCTGTGAGCAAGGTGGTGGATAAAATGGATCACCTGGCTGCCAAG GTGGAGGAGCTGAAGAAGCAAAGCACTGCTaacagctccctcctgcctggcatCTCCTCTGTCACTATGGAAGCCTCCATGATCATGAGCAACATCCAGCGCATCATCCAG GAGAATGAGAGACTGAAGCAGGAGATATTTGAGAAGAGCAGTCGGATTGAGGAGCAGAATGAGAAGATCAGTGAGTTGATTGAACGCAACCAGAG GTATGTGGAGCAGAGTAACCTGCTGATGGAGCAGAGGAACCACTCCCTGCAGACAACAAATGAGAACACACAGGCAAGAGTGTTGcatgcagagcaggagaag GCCAAAGttgcagaggagctggcagctgccacagcccaggtttcccagctgcagctggagctcacTGCCCACCAGAAGAAGGAGATGGACCTGAGGAAGcagctgtcctgtgctgtgcaggatgCAGAGAGACAGGAGGCACAGCTCAACAAGCTGCAGGCACAGGTGGCAg AGCTCCAAGAAGCCTCTCAGGATACTCAGAGCAGGTTCAAGGCTGAGAAGCAGAGCCGCAAACAGCTGGACATGAAGATTGCAGCACTGGAGGAAGAGCTGACAGACCTGAGAGTGGAGAAGGAGACTCTGGAAAGG AATCTtgcagagaggaagaagaaatccCTCTCAGAGAGAGCTCAGGCAGAGGAAGAGATGGAAGAAATCCGCAGGTCGTACCAGCAGGAACTGGACAAGCTCCGGCAGCTCCTGAAAAAGGCCCGGACCTCGACTgaccaggcagcagcagagcag CTGTCAGTgatccaggcagagctggaggccCAGTGTGAAGCCAAATGTGAGCGTGCCCTGGCCTCAGCCAAGGAGCAGCACGCCcggcagtgccaggagctgtgtgagcagagggactccctgcagcaccaggtggcccagctggAAGAGAAG ctcacagctctcaaACACTCAaaaaaggcagaggagcagaaattGTCTGAGGTTCAACAACGTTTGGAGGAACTGGAGCCTGTCCAAGAGAAG TactcagccctgcaggcagaTGTGGTGCTGCTGAAGGCTCGCTATGAGGAACAGAtcagagagctgcagaaggaTCAGGATGGATCTTCCCCTGCAGACTTCACTGAGCAA GTAAAGAAGACAATGAATGGTGTCTTTCAGTCTCTTCGGGGTGAATTTGAGCTGGATGAGATGTACAATGGCAGGACAGTCCTGGGGGTTGTCATGAACACTATCAAG actgtgacactgcagctgctcaACAAACAGCAGGAGAAACCAGAACATGGCAGTGAAAATGAGGAatctggcacaggagcagggagacaGAGGGGATCACCTGGAGCCAAAACTGaacacacagagcccctgcagcacagcccagcacagagcactgcacCCCCAGCTGATCCTGGGGATGTCACCAGAGGCTCCCTGGGGTCTGAGCAGgaaggccaggctgctcctcaccctgccagccccagaaCCCCTGAGGAGGAACAggagacacagagcagggaggtgacagaagAGACAGTTCAGGAGGAGCATCTCCCTGCCACAGCTGATTGCAGCCTGGATGCTGAGAAGGGGCCTGTACCTGCAGGACAGCCTgttcctgggctgcagcagaggctggacTGTGACACCAGGAAAGCTGACCCAGAGCAGGGTCCCTCTGCAGTGTCTTTGCAGGCAGAAGCTGCAGAACCTTCTGTTCCAGGAGCCAAGGCAGGAGAGGTGGATGAGGCAGTGCTTccagcacatccagctgtgGAGGAGAAGGTGGAGGAGGCTGTGGGAGGTTTAGAGCCTCCTCCCTTAAATGGGGAGGAAGGGAGTGGCACAGACCCGTGGGATGGAactggctcagagcaggaacCTGCCTCAgtgtccagcagagcagaaccaggctcagctgtgctggaagaAACTCCAGGATCACAGGAACTGgcctccagccccaggcacaAAAATTCCAG CCTTTTTGAGGATGACAACTTCTTTGAAACAACATCTCCTAAACCACTGAAGCCTCAAGTTCCCtctgaagaggaggatgaggaggaagtg AGCATGAAGGGGCGTCCCCCTCCTGCGCCGCTCTTCGGTGACGATGATGACGATGACCTGGACTGGCTGGGATGA